From the Pseudomonas monsensis genome, the window CGGGGTGATGTTGATGCTGTCCACTGCGGCATCTTCGTCATCGTCGTGGGAGGCATTTACGGACGCCATGTCAGTGCTCCTCAGGCCGGTACGGAATGGTTGGCGTGATGGCCGCGATGCGACGACTCACTGAACTGGCTCTCGCCGTGCATCTCCGCCAGGCGGGTGATGAACTCGTCGACGAACACGCGCATGTCGGCACTGACTTCCTTGTTGCGGGTGATCAGGCGGTTGTAGCCAAACAGCGCCGGAATGGCGACGAACAGGCCCATGGCGGTTGCGAGCAAAGCGGCGGCCATACCCGGTGCAATGGCATTGATGTTGACGTCGCCGGCCATCGCGGTGCCGAGGAACACCACCATGATCCCCAGCACGGTGCCGAGCAGACCAATGTACGGGCCGCCGGCAATGGCGTTGGACAGGGTCGAGAGTTTCGAGCTGAGGGCCTGGTTCTCGCGGGTGCGCACACCGTCCATCGAGCAGCGAATCGCTTCGATGGTTGCAGCGGAAACCGACGAGGTATCGGCGCCCTGCTCGCGGCGGGTGCGGATCTCCTTGACCGCTACCGAGTACAGGCGCCACAGCGGCGAGTGCTGCAGACGCTGGGCGAGCTGCGCGTCGTCGGCGAACATTTCCAGGCGCGTGCCGACCTTGGCGAACTGCTCGCGGAAGTCTTCGTTGGCCTTGCTGACGCGGCTGAGGGTGTGGTTCTTGCGCAGCATGATGATCCACGACTGGAACATCATCAGCACCAGCACCGCGATGATCACCCAGGCGTCCACCGGCACGGCGTTGAGCAGGAAACCGAGGCTGCCGAAACCGAAACCGGACTGTTCTTCATCGACACCATAAGCCACCAGTTTCGACTCGGCACCTTGCGAGGTGGCATCAGCCAGCAGCAGCGGCGCCGGACGGGCGACTTTTGACAGGCGCAGTTCGTCTATGGCGCCTGCGAATGGCTGGAACGGACCTTCGTGCAGATCGGCGCCGATGGCCATTACCGAGTTGAATGCCGGCATTGCCTGAGCGAGGGTCGCGCCTTCACGACCATTGATGTA encodes:
- a CDS encoding DUF2341 domain-containing protein — protein: MQRLILSLLICLGFVLPATAQAWWQDDWHYRKQIAVDTTPQGAAINQPLGRTALLVRLHTGNFTFDGVKEDGSDLRFVAADDKTVLNHQIESFDALMGMALIWVDVPNVEGGQRQDIWMYYGNQKAPATGNGQLTFDPNYTALYHFDGATGTPAKDTTAYGNTAQSATGAAIDGVVGRALQFSGQPLLLPASPSLQHNAGSAFTFSAWLRLDQAGGEQLILARREGANSLLVGVNQGVPFVEIDGQRALATQPLNPGQWQHVALTAEGSKVTLYINGREGATLAQAMPAFNSVMAIGADLHEGPFQPFAGAIDELRLSKVARPAPLLLADATSQGAESKLVAYGVDEEQSGFGFGSLGFLLNAVPVDAWVIIAVLVLMMFQSWIIMLRKNHTLSRVSKANEDFREQFAKVGTRLEMFADDAQLAQRLQHSPLWRLYSVAVKEIRTRREQGADTSSVSAATIEAIRCSMDGVRTRENQALSSKLSTLSNAIAGGPYIGLLGTVLGIMVVFLGTAMAGDVNINAIAPGMAAALLATAMGLFVAIPALFGYNRLITRNKEVSADMRVFVDEFITRLAEMHGESQFSESSHRGHHANHSVPA